A genomic window from Solanum dulcamara chromosome 11, daSolDulc1.2, whole genome shotgun sequence includes:
- the LOC129872126 gene encoding uncharacterized protein LOC129872126 has protein sequence MLRRLAFQASTQRRSLFGASASLSWCRQRSSSPASTSQSPNSTFVEHLEDSEVSPTPPSAAISIDRSGLYNPPEHSHEPSSDSELVKHLKSIIKFRGGPISVAEYMEEVLTNPKAGFYINRDVFGAEGDFITSPEVSQMFGEMVGVWAMCLWEQMGQPKKINLVELGPGRGTLLADLLRGASKFRNFTDSLHIHMVECSPTLKKLQYQNLKCINKNDTDGDAEENIISRLTGTSVSWYATLEQVPAGIPTIIIAHEFYDALPVHQFQVCLFTSILSVNKIC, from the exons ATGTTAAGAAGATTAGCGTTCCAGGCTTCAACTCAGCGTCGTTCGCTGTTTGGTGCTTCCGCCTCACTCTCATGGTGTCGTCAACGTTCTTCTTCTCCTGCATCAACTTCCCAATCTCCTAACAGTACTTTTGTCGAACACTTGGAGGACAGCGAAGTTAGTCCCACGCCCCCTTCTGCAGCAATCTCCATTGACCGATCTGGCTTATATAATCCTCCTG agcattcacatgaaccttcATCGGATTCCGAGCTTGTTAAACATCTTAAAAGCATTATAAAG TTCAGAGGCGGGCCCATCTCAGTTGCCGAATATATGGAGGAAGTCTTGACGAACCCAAAGGCAGGGTTCTATATTAATCGTGATGTGTTTGGCGCAGAAGGTGATTTTATTACCTCTCCTGAAGTAAGCCAGATGTTTGGAGAG ATGGTTGGTGTCTGGGCGATGTGTCTTTGGGAGCAAATGGggcaaccaaaaaaaataaatcttgtAGAGCTGGGACCAGGACGAGGAACTCTCTTAGCTGATCTTCTACGA GgtgcatcaaaatttaggaacTTCACAGACTCTTTGCACATACACATGGTTGAATGTAGTCCAACTCTAAAGAAACTCCAATATCAGAACTTGAAGTGTATAAACAAGAATGATACAGATGGAGATGCAGAGGAAAACATCATTAGCAGGTTGACTGGGACCAGTGTGTCATGGTATGCCACCCTGGAACAGGTTCCAGCAGGAA TACCTACAATCATTATTGCCCATGAATTTTACGATGCGTTACCTGTTCATCAATTTCAGGTTTGTTTGTTTACCTCTATTTTATCGGTTAATAAGATTTGCTAA